One genomic region from Fictibacillus marinisediminis encodes:
- a CDS encoding stage V sporulation protein AB, producing MEIKSVFLAFIGLGGGIAVGSGFVAFLTVLGIIPRLMQLSKTYCFIRAYEWSVVLGAVIGGWLNLRNASIHSSPLLLIPIGIFCGVFIGMLAAALTEVLNVLPILAKRIGFGEKLLVILMAIVLGKVLGSLFHWMVYVNQ from the coding sequence ATGGAGATTAAGAGTGTTTTCCTTGCTTTTATCGGTTTAGGCGGTGGTATTGCTGTAGGATCGGGATTTGTTGCTTTTTTAACGGTTCTTGGGATTATTCCCCGGCTGATGCAGCTAAGTAAAACGTACTGTTTTATACGGGCTTATGAGTGGAGTGTTGTGTTAGGGGCAGTGATCGGGGGATGGCTGAACTTGAGAAATGCCTCCATCCATTCCTCGCCGCTGCTTCTCATTCCAATCGGGATCTTTTGCGGTGTATTTATCGGTATGCTTGCCGCGGCCTTAACCGAAGTGCTGAACGTACTCCCGATCCTGGCAAAAAGAATCGGGTTCGGAGAAAAACTTCTCGTGATACTAATGGCGATCGTATTAGGAAAAGTGTTGGGATCTTTGTTTCATTGGATGGTATACGTAAATCAATAA
- a CDS encoding stage V sporulation protein AA produces the protein MEESTVYIRMRQKVQVVLHQPVTLGTAAQIVASSAAAKKLQDLIVHQVKPADKHLVVLDVMKVVKQIQDVLPNCDIQTVGPAQTILEIQFKKKKMAPVYFVLVWLLLFIGSALAIMNFHEDVSMQVVHQKIYFMITGSYNNQPLLLQIPYSFGLGLGMVLFFNHVFKKRLNEEPSPLEVEMFKYQQDLDQYVVIHENKETEKKIHGD, from the coding sequence ATGGAGGAATCTACTGTTTACATACGTATGAGACAAAAGGTTCAGGTTGTTCTTCATCAGCCCGTTACACTGGGAACGGCCGCACAGATTGTCGCATCATCTGCAGCTGCCAAAAAGCTGCAGGACCTGATTGTTCATCAAGTAAAACCGGCAGATAAGCATCTGGTGGTTCTTGATGTTATGAAGGTCGTGAAACAGATTCAGGATGTTCTGCCAAATTGTGATATCCAAACGGTAGGTCCAGCCCAAACGATACTTGAAATACAATTTAAAAAGAAGAAAATGGCACCTGTATATTTTGTACTTGTTTGGCTGCTCCTATTTATCGGTTCAGCCCTTGCCATTATGAATTTTCACGAGGATGTAAGCATGCAGGTGGTCCATCAGAAGATCTATTTTATGATTACCGGCAGCTATAACAATCAGCCTCTTCTTCTGCAGATTCCCTATTCATTTGGGCTTGGGCTCGGAATGGTCTTATTTTTTAACCATGTGTTCAAGAAGAGGCTGAACGAGGAACCGAGTCCTCTGGAAGTTGAAATGTTTAAATACCAGCAGGATCTGGATCAGTATGTCGTTATTCATGAGAACAAAGAGACCGAGAAGAAGATCCATGGAGATTAA
- the sigF gene encoding RNA polymerase sporulation sigma factor SigF, translating to MDVEVKGGKNESYFKDEEIKLLIKRSQEGDQTARDLIVEKNMRLVWSVVQRFINRGYEPDDLFQIGSIGLLKSVDKFDLSYDVRFSTYAVPMIIGEIQRFIRDDGTVKVSRSLKEMGNKVRKAKDELSKGLGRTPTVNEVAEKLEITVEEVVLAQEAVRAPTSIHETVYENDGDPITLLDQIADTADNKWFDKITLQEAIESLDERERVIVYLRYYKDQTQSEVAERLGISQVQVSRLEKKILAQMKSQMD from the coding sequence ATGGATGTCGAGGTTAAAGGCGGTAAGAATGAATCGTACTTTAAGGATGAGGAAATCAAGTTATTGATCAAACGAAGCCAGGAAGGCGACCAAACTGCCCGTGATTTGATCGTGGAGAAGAACATGCGCCTTGTCTGGTCAGTCGTACAGCGTTTTATCAACAGAGGATACGAACCGGACGATCTTTTTCAAATCGGAAGCATCGGCCTCCTAAAGTCGGTTGATAAGTTCGACCTGAGTTATGACGTACGTTTTTCTACGTATGCCGTTCCGATGATCATCGGAGAGATCCAGCGGTTCATCCGGGATGATGGTACAGTAAAGGTCAGCAGATCGCTGAAAGAAATGGGGAACAAAGTAAGGAAAGCGAAGGATGAATTGTCAAAAGGTCTTGGCAGAACACCTACTGTCAATGAAGTCGCCGAAAAGCTGGAGATCACCGTTGAGGAAGTCGTGCTTGCACAGGAAGCTGTACGTGCACCGACGTCCATCCACGAGACCGTCTATGAAAACGACGGAGATCCTATCACACTTCTTGACCAAATCGCAGATACAGCTGATAACAAGTGGTTTGACAAAATCACCTTGCAGGAGGCCATCGAATCTCTAGATGAAAGGGAGCGGGTTATCGTTTATCTCCGCTACTACAAAGACCAGACACAATCGGAAGTGGCTGAGCGCCTTGGCATCTCACAGGTCCAAGTCTCTCGCCTTGAAAAGAAAATATTAGCTCAGATGAAAAGCCAGATGGATTAA
- the spoIIAB gene encoding anti-sigma F factor produces the protein MRNEMKIQFSALSQNESFARVTVAAFIAQLDPTVDELTEIKTVVSEAVTNAIIHGYENRADGVVYIEVTIDEDTVKLTIRDKGIGIQDLDEARQPLFTSKPELERSGMGFTIMENFMDEVEVISEPSYGTTIHLTKFLAKNKAVIN, from the coding sequence ATGAGAAACGAAATGAAAATCCAGTTTTCGGCGCTGAGCCAGAATGAATCGTTCGCGAGGGTTACTGTCGCTGCTTTTATTGCCCAGCTGGATCCGACGGTGGATGAATTGACAGAGATTAAGACGGTCGTCTCTGAAGCGGTAACCAATGCTATTATTCATGGCTATGAGAATCGTGCGGATGGAGTCGTATACATTGAAGTCACTATTGATGAAGATACGGTTAAGCTGACAATCAGAGATAAGGGGATAGGAATCCAGGATCTCGACGAGGCGAGACAGCCGCTGTTCACTTCAAAACCGGAGCTTGAACGGTCTGGAATGGGCTTTACGATCATGGAGAATTTTATGGATGAGGTGGAAGTGATCTCAGAACCTTCCTATGGCACCACGATTCACTTGACTAAATTCCTGGCAAAAAATAAAGCGGTTATCAATTAA
- the spoIIAA gene encoding anti-sigma F factor antagonist produces MSLNIGLEIKHTVLCIRLEGELDHHTADELRSKVDDILKSKKIEHIMLNLEGLAFMDSSGLGVILGRYKQIKNNHGEMVVCAISPAVKRLFDMSGLFKIIRLEENEEYALQTLGVA; encoded by the coding sequence TTGAGTCTTAACATCGGGCTGGAGATTAAGCATACCGTTTTATGTATACGCCTTGAAGGGGAACTGGACCATCATACTGCTGATGAACTGAGGTCAAAGGTTGATGATATTTTAAAGAGCAAAAAGATTGAACATATCATGCTGAACCTTGAAGGTTTGGCTTTCATGGACAGTTCTGGCCTCGGCGTTATCCTGGGCAGGTATAAACAGATCAAGAACAATCACGGTGAGATGGTGGTATGCGCGATCTCTCCGGCAGTTAAACGTCTATTCGACATGTCTGGCCTCTTTAAGATTATAAGGCTGGAAGAAAATGAAGAATATGCCCTACAAACACTGGGGGTGGCTTAA
- a CDS encoding D-alanyl-D-alanine carboxypeptidase family protein, producing the protein MKRYIVVAVAMALLLSVGGGRTFAAEKTLKLAPNSSSAILIERDTGTVLFNKNSHKKLPPASMTKIMTMILIMEALDSGKIKLTDPVRVSEYAASMGGSQIFLEPGEEMTVHDMIKGIAIGSANDASVAMAEKIGGSESSFVDMMNKKAKQLRLNETFFKNVTGLPAAGHYSSAHDMAIMGKELLKHEEITKYTGLYEEYLRQNTSKKFWLVNTNRLVKFYPGTDGLKTGFTQEAKYCLTATAKKHDMRVIAVVMGAPNPKERNKQITEMFDYAFSQYATKKLYDRHQIVKQVKIQKGNKQRLAVVTSESISVLSKRGEKENKVNPQITVTPDLKMPIKKGQQVGTLSIVKGGKTITKSPLLASENVKSASWWSLFKRTIGHMAKSS; encoded by the coding sequence ATGAAACGATACATAGTGGTTGCTGTTGCGATGGCACTCCTGCTATCCGTTGGCGGAGGTCGTACGTTTGCTGCTGAAAAAACATTAAAGCTTGCTCCAAATTCTTCATCTGCCATTTTAATCGAGCGTGATACAGGTACGGTATTATTTAATAAGAACAGCCATAAAAAACTGCCGCCTGCGAGCATGACAAAAATTATGACGATGATTTTAATCATGGAAGCACTGGATTCCGGTAAAATTAAACTTACTGATCCCGTCCGGGTAAGTGAGTATGCTGCGTCAATGGGAGGATCTCAAATTTTCCTTGAGCCGGGCGAAGAGATGACCGTTCATGACATGATAAAAGGAATCGCCATCGGCAGTGCCAATGATGCTTCTGTCGCGATGGCTGAGAAAATCGGAGGATCCGAGTCTTCTTTCGTAGACATGATGAACAAAAAAGCAAAACAGCTGAGACTCAATGAGACATTCTTTAAAAATGTGACGGGACTGCCTGCAGCCGGCCACTATTCTTCTGCTCACGATATGGCAATCATGGGCAAGGAACTTTTGAAGCATGAAGAGATTACGAAATATACCGGCCTTTACGAAGAATACCTTCGCCAAAACACATCGAAAAAATTCTGGCTCGTGAACACGAACAGGCTTGTAAAGTTTTATCCAGGGACAGACGGTTTGAAAACCGGATTTACCCAGGAGGCCAAGTATTGCCTTACAGCTACAGCTAAAAAGCATGATATGCGTGTCATCGCTGTTGTGATGGGTGCACCGAATCCGAAGGAACGGAACAAGCAGATCACCGAAATGTTTGATTATGCATTCTCTCAGTACGCAACTAAGAAATTGTATGATCGCCATCAAATTGTGAAGCAGGTTAAAATCCAGAAGGGGAACAAGCAGAGGCTGGCGGTTGTAACTTCTGAAAGTATTTCTGTCCTTTCCAAACGCGGTGAAAAAGAAAACAAAGTGAATCCACAGATCACAGTGACTCCTGATCTGAAGATGCCGATCAAAAAAGGCCAGCAGGTAGGAACACTCAGTATTGTTAAAGGTGGAAAAACGATCACCAAAAGCCCGCTGCTTGCATCTGAGAATGTGAAGAGCGCTTCATGGTGGAGTTTATTTAAACGTACGATTGGCCATATGGCAAAATCGTCTTAA
- a CDS encoding pyrimidine-nucleoside phosphorylase — translation MRMVDLIEKKRDGKELTKEEINFIITNYTNGSVPDYQMAAFAMAVYFQDMTTEERANFTLAMVESGDQIDLSGIEGIKVDKHSTGGVGDTTTLVLAPLVAALNVPVAKMSGRGLGHTGGTIDKLEAVPGFHVEIDNEEFISLVNKNKVAVIGQSGNLTPADKKLYGLRDVTATVNSIPLIASSIMSKKIAAGADAIVLDVKTGAGAFMKTVEEAEELAKAMVQIGNTVGRNTMAVISDMSQPLGFAIGNALEVKEAIDTLKGQGPEDLEELCLTLGSHMVYLAKQAESLEEARGKLKEVMTNGKALEQLKTFLSAQGGDASVVDDPSKLPQAKYTFEVDAKQDGYVSEIVANEIGTAAMLLGAGRATKESEIDLAVGLMLKKKVGDQVAAGESLVTIYSNTEDVKAVVEKIHAAYTVSSESVTAPTLVYKEIKE, via the coding sequence ATGAGAATGGTTGATTTGATTGAAAAGAAGAGAGACGGCAAAGAACTGACGAAAGAAGAAATTAATTTTATTATTACGAACTACACTAACGGAAGCGTGCCTGATTACCAGATGGCAGCCTTCGCGATGGCTGTCTATTTCCAGGACATGACAACAGAAGAGCGTGCTAACTTTACCCTAGCCATGGTGGAGTCCGGCGATCAGATTGATTTGTCCGGCATTGAAGGAATCAAAGTGGATAAACACTCTACCGGCGGCGTAGGTGACACAACAACTTTAGTCCTGGCTCCATTGGTAGCTGCTCTGAATGTTCCTGTCGCTAAAATGTCCGGCCGAGGCCTTGGCCATACCGGCGGAACGATCGACAAGCTTGAAGCTGTACCAGGTTTCCACGTAGAGATCGATAACGAAGAGTTCATCTCTCTCGTGAATAAAAATAAGGTAGCCGTTATCGGCCAAAGTGGTAATCTGACGCCCGCTGACAAAAAATTATACGGCTTGCGTGATGTTACAGCGACTGTTAACTCCATTCCATTGATCGCAAGCTCGATCATGAGCAAGAAGATCGCAGCTGGTGCAGATGCAATCGTTCTTGATGTTAAAACGGGTGCAGGCGCGTTCATGAAAACCGTTGAAGAGGCAGAAGAACTCGCAAAAGCAATGGTTCAAATCGGGAATACCGTAGGCAGAAATACAATGGCTGTCATTTCTGACATGAGTCAGCCTCTCGGATTTGCCATCGGTAACGCACTTGAAGTAAAGGAAGCCATCGATACTTTAAAAGGCCAAGGCCCTGAAGATCTTGAAGAGCTTTGCCTAACGCTTGGAAGCCACATGGTATATCTGGCTAAACAAGCTGAATCTCTTGAAGAAGCACGCGGGAAATTAAAAGAAGTCATGACGAACGGCAAGGCATTGGAACAGCTGAAAACGTTCTTGAGTGCACAGGGCGGGGATGCATCCGTAGTCGATGATCCGTCTAAACTTCCGCAGGCGAAATATACGTTTGAAGTAGATGCCAAACAAGATGGATATGTTTCAGAGATCGTTGCTAATGAAATCGGAACAGCGGCTATGCTTCTAGGCGCAGGCCGTGCGACAAAAGAATCTGAAATTGATTTGGCTGTCGGACTTATGCTGAAGAAGAAAGTCGGTGATCAAGTTGCTGCTGGAGAATCATTGGTTACGATCTACAGCAACACAGAAGACGTGAAAGCAGTCGTTGAGAAAATTCATGCGGCTTACACGGTATCATCAGAAAGTGTTACAGCTCCTACTCTTGTATACAAAGAGATCAAAGAATAA